Proteins from a genomic interval of Zingiber officinale cultivar Zhangliang chromosome 2A, Zo_v1.1, whole genome shotgun sequence:
- the LOC122042538 gene encoding 60S ribosomal protein L23A-like → MAPKATSKKSDEKTQAEKAAKAVKSGTTIKKAKKIRTSVTFHQPKTLKKPRNPKYPRISAPPRNKLDHYQILKYPLTTESAMKKIEDNNTLVFIVDLRADKKKIKAAVKKMYDIQAKKVNTLIRPDGTKKAYVRLTPDYDALDVANKIGII, encoded by the exons ATGGCTCCAAAAG CTACTTCAAAGAAATCTGATGAGAAAACACAGGCTGAGAAAGCCGCCAAGGCTGTGAAATCAGGAACAACCATTAAGAAAGCCAAGAAGATCAGGACCTCAGTTACTTTTCATCAACCCAAGACACTTAAAAAGCCTAGAAACCCCAAGTACCCTAGAATTAGCGCCCCGCCAAGAAATAAGTTGGATCACTATCAAATCCTAAAGTATCCCCTGACCACTGAGTCTGCCATGAAGAAAATTGAAGACAACAACACACTAGTCTTCATTGTCGACCTTCGAGCTGACAAGAAGAAGATCAAAGCTGCTGTGAAAAAAATGTATGATATTCAGGCCAAGAAAGTTAATACTCTAATCAG GCCTGATGGAACTAAGAAGGCTTATGTGAGATTGACCCCAGACTATGATGCTCTGGATGTGGCAAACAAGATTGGTATCATCTAA